tgagtataaaacggttgcttcgTGTGTTCTTCTAGCATGTGAtcgatcttgggatattcctttgcgcctcttcccAAAATACTCTCCTTGTGTCTTCtcatgtaaataatgcccagccgatcggtattgcactgcagtccagtcgcattgtccagatcagagcTAAGGGAACACCGCAAGAGTAGCgccgcaaaaagacaattgtctttacaagaccccgcgcggcaaataatagctgctgggaagagcttgaaaaatgacacgaaaaaattgtcaccgcggttctagcgatacatagcgcacaaggcacaaggaaaggagtttacagcatctggatggaacagcactttccctctcaatagggactgtgttatagatctggaaatgcttaataacagtaaaaatgggtaacacgatacaatagtccttgtaatcaggattcagtgtcttaatactcaaacagaaaaaaaacctagCCGGGAAAGAAAACGTCCCACCGGTTCCAGTGGCCAAGAAACCACCTCCTCTGGTGGTAAAGAATATGAGCTTCGGCAAGCTGAGGAGTGTAATGTTGTCGTGCACAACCAAACCAAGTTACAAGCTGACTCCGTTTGGGATCAAATTGCTGTGTATCTCCGAGGACCGTTTCGAAACCGCGCGGGCCCACTTGATTGCGAACAAAGTGGAGTTCTATACCCACGAGAAACGAAGCGAGCGGTAACTCCGCGTCGTCATCGGGGGACTTCCACCGGCTTCACCAGAATTCATCAAGAAGAAACTCAAGGAATCGCACAACCTGGATGCTGTGGAGGTGCATGCCATCAAGAGAAAAGGAGAGTTCGCCCCGAGGGGGACGTCACTCCGCGATAACACactaaaacgcacaaaaacgagctcgaaaagcatcaacgctactcatcgtgccgagttttcacctaacgccaccttaaagcaagttatcgcaagttaacgcgcgttaaagcgaGTTAAAGCGACCAGCGTCTGCTCGACTTTTGAACCAGGGAAATCTATCTTGCAACCttgccgtcgagcagtttttgggcATGTTTGGCAACTCGgcatttgttttggtttttttcaagcagttttgacagaaagaaaaaaaaaacaaagcaaaaattgcgattttttgtcAACGACCGGAAAAGTTTGCTCCGGGGTGATCGCCCGGCTGTCCTCGTTTGTGGGGGCCATCGCGATCGGCAATCTGGTCAAGAGCACATTCGGCCCGAAGGGAATGGACAAGATTCGGCCGTAGCGCCGGCCAGGTTGAGGTCACCAACGACGGGGCGACGATTTTGAAGGCGGTCGGCGTGGACATGAGTCGCTTCCAGGACGACGAGGTTGGCGATGGAATGACTTCCGTGACGGTGTTGGTGTCAGAGTTGCTGAGCGAGGCGGAAAAGTTGCTCGAGCAAAAATTTCACCCTCAAACGAGTGCGGCCAAGCAGGCGGCACGTTCGGCGCTGTTTGCCACGGCGTCGCTCAGCTCGAAGATTCTGTCCCAGCAAAACTATTTGCCGGCTGTTGCTTGGAGGATTCGTTCCTGGACGAGGGTTTCCTGTTGGACAAGAAGACCGTTGTGCACAAGCCGAAACGCATCGAGAACGCAAAGATCTTGATCGCCAACACGCCGATGGACACGGACAAGATCAAGGTTTTTGGATCGAGTATGAAGATGGACTCGGTGGTGAAGATTGCCGAGCTGGAGGTCGCCGAGAAGGAGAAGATGAAGGACAAGGTGACAACCAGGACCAGGCTCGTCTCGGTCGTTGCGATCTGTTCGAAAGTTTGCATCGATGTGATCGCCCGTTCCAACATCCGCAGGACACGGTGCCGGAATATCTCGCAAGGAGGCAAGTTGCTGCCCAATCTGGTAAGCAAACTGCACGTCAGCAGAGAGGAATTTGGAGGAGATTTCGGTGGAATTCGAGGAGGAGAAAAAGTTCAtgggtaagttttttttttatccggcgagtttaagtttttatttttttaatttgttggtaGATTCTATCGATCATTCCGGTGTCAGCGCTCAATCTACATCTCGCAGTGCGACTCGCAGCAAAACTGTCCGGCGCGTCCTACCTGAGTTAGAGGATAAGCTGCAGCtggagaatttaaaatttaaggtgCTATAGACTAAACCAGCTGGGCAGTATTCCTTGGAAGATCAACAGCGAAGTGATGGCGTTGTTCATCAGAGCAGCATCTCCATGCTGGCCCTTTCTTGCCCTCCCTCCGCGCAGTGAATTGACCGGTTACGATTGGTTCATCTTGGTGCGCAAGAAGATG
This genomic window from Culex pipiens pallens isolate TS unplaced genomic scaffold, TS_CPP_V2 Cpp_Un0119, whole genome shotgun sequence contains:
- the LOC120427638 gene encoding uncharacterized protein LOC120427638, yielding RKRKKTSDDGADVVNGNEEQLLNNNKFSPLVENNNNNKGHQRRGDDFEGGRRGHESLPGRRGWRWNDFRDGVGVRVAERGGKVARAKISPSNECGQAGGTFGAVCHGVAQLEDSVPAKLFAGCCLEDSFLDEGFLLDKKTVVHKPKRIENAKILIANTPMDTDKIKVFGSSMKMDSVVKIAELEVAEKEKMKDKVTTRTRLVSVVAICSKVCIDVIARSNIRRTRCRNISQGGKLLPNLVSKLHVSREEFGGDFGGIRGGEKVHGELTGYDWFILVRKKMSHWRKAHLIPPHLNHSAIIYPGASLVRIWKKFVLKRWVKMKSEFLALDEAWRRFNLAVQGYPEVPFRCR